The Mobula birostris isolate sMobBir1 chromosome 1, sMobBir1.hap1, whole genome shotgun sequence sequence ATGAGCTGCGAGAACTCTCGTCTCTCTCCGAGGACATCTCGCCCGATCTCTCCGACTCCCCAGTGGACTACGGCTTCATCAGCGCCCTGCTCTTTCTCTGTAGTGGCATCAGTCTGGTCATCATATCCTACGTCATCCCCCGGGATGTGAGCGTGGATCCGGACAGTGTTTCAGCCCGGGAAATGGAGCAATTGCAGCGGCAGAGTGCCCGCGTGGGAGCTCACCTGGACAGGTGTGTGATCGCTGGCCTTGGACTCCTCACTCTCGGCGGGATGCTGCTCTCCACCTTGCTGATGATATCCATCTGCAAAGGCGAGTTGTACCGGCGCCAGAGGTTCTCATTGGCTGGCAGGTCGGGGAAGATCTATGGATCCTTCAACTTCCGCCTGAGCTCCCCCAGCCATCGATTTTCACTGGGAGCAGAGGAGATGATTACTAACGACTAATGGTATGGTGCGGTGGGTCCTAAACTCGTTCTTTACACAAGGTACAACTTTAAAACAGTCGGAAAAAAACAATCAAACTGCCCAGACCCCTCCTCTGCAAAGGACAGAGAACGTGCAATTCCCAAGCAATCTCCACTTTGTCCCGTTGCCTGACGAGTAGATATAGCAAATGCTCCTCGGCCACTTCAGGTCTGCCTGAGAATCAGCATTCTAGCATTTGCGAACTTGGAAACAAATTACAAATTCAGTAATCCATTTCTCCTCCTACATAACATGTTCCTGTTGGTTCACGGCTTTCATCTATTTATTAGAACACAGGAAAGGGTGGaggtcactcagtccctcaaaTTTGTTCCATCATCAGTGATATGCACTAGatctccagttcctgccttatgtTTGTTTCACAAACATGTCATCTCGTTAAATAAAATCAATCGATCTCCATAAACTACAACCTAATAATGATGTCCTTCCCCGGAAAATCTGCACTCTCCCGTTACTGCCCCAGAACGGCCTGGCTCTAGTTTTATACTCCCCTGCCAGAAAAAAATAACGTTTCTGTTTTAACAATAACAGGGGTTAGAATTTTAAACAACTTGGTGAGCTCACAAATCAGCCTTCCAAACTCACGCATGGCTGACTCCAAATTAAACTCTTCCGTTGTTTGGTTGAAAcgattttttctctcttcttgtTTGTCTGGACAATTGATTTATTACTGTTTCCTATAAAATCAGAAGTGAGAACATTTGGCAAGGCAGTCAACATCTTGGGTAGAACAGATGAGTTTAGGATTCAATGTGGGTCCTGGTGACCCATTTCCTCCCAGTTCCCAACCTACAGTCACTTCACTTTGCTGCCTTGTTCTAATTGAACTGAAAATCAATAACTTTCTGACACCTGATTTACAGAAGAAAAGATGGTTTAAGGTTAAATGCTTACTTAGTGATAGAAAGCCTTGGACAGATCATCCACAGAGCCAGTATGAGTCTGTTAGACTGAATGGCTTCCTATCTGTTGTAATATTCTTCTATACTGTTCCAGGCTCCATTTCTGTTTCTCCAAGTTGTGCAATAACTTGAGCAATTTGGAACCACATGTCTGTGTAGGCCCTTCAGTGAATTAACTGCAGGTTAATTTATCCCAGTCCACCATAGCTGCAACTAATACTAAATGAGATCTCTAACACACCTGATTGTATTTTATAGAGATACAGTAAGTTACACAACCTTACCCCTGAAAAACATTGTCAGCTGAGCAGAGTTGTTCAACTCCTAtgttatttcatttttaaattaaGTTTCTACTTCAGAGTTCTTTGTTTTGAACAACATGTTTCTTTAATTACATTTGTTTGTAAAAATAATACGtatttgtttccaaaatgcaaacCGATGTCCAGCAACACACATTCTCCATAATCTTTACTCTATCAAATGAGACATCTTCTATTGTGAAACATGGCATTCATTAAGTGAATGTAAACATGGAAGAAGGTTAACATTCACAATGGGGAACTGTTGTAGGCAAGTATCCATTCTCATTCTGTTTTGGTCTGATTCCCTCCAAAGATTGTTCATGTCCCTTAAGCAGGCCTGCCAATGATATGGGCTCTGGAAAGGGTACCGAGATAATCTTGCATTGCTCCTTTAACAGAGGAATCTGAGTAGCATGTGTTAGGTTCCTAAAAGGAGAATAGCAATAAGGAGCAGGAACAATATTATATAAAAACCTCAAGACACATTTCATTACACCCTCGCACTGACGAGATGCTTTTTGAACCTGGTCTAATTCCTTTTTAATCACCTTGTGTACATTCCCTAACTCCTCGCAGTGCAGCTCCTGGGCCACAACAAGCAGAGTGGATCAACAGCCTCACCCCTCGttcccttaatgtcagagcaaagGATTCCCTCTTTCTCCATTGCCCTGACCCTGTAGTTCCTCCGCCAAGGACAGCTAAACCAGTACTCCTGAGTAAAATATTTACTTCCTTAATGACGTGATTTGAGGAGTGAATCAGGTTTGAAGTATGTGTGATTTCTAGACTATGAAGGTCATGGTCAGCATCTGTCTCTGTACCACAGGTTGTGTGTTGACAAGTGATTTATACAAGCCCTTCATAATTATAAGGGATCCATAACCCTATTTCAGTTTTGAAAAATGAACCGTGATGAGCATTTTTATTACATTATGCTCAAGTATTTATTGTATTTCAACAtatttaatgcaaatatttaatgccTTATTAATTGAATCCTATTTATTGTAATGACATGTTCAAATGTTTAATGAAAATAATGattaaaataaaatgaattttCAATTGCATTCAAGGTATTATCAAAACAGTAATAGTTACATTTCACCAGGCATTATTAAACATATTGTGGCCACACACATAAACAATGTGCAGTACTGTAGTTAGATTTCAGAGTTCTGCATTTTAAATCCACTGCTTTACAATCAGAGTAATAGCTTCAGGCAAAATTTCTAATAATGAAGGACTTACATTTTATGTTCTCAGAGCATAACTGAATATATTCCAGCTAATAACACACATACAAATTCGGCAAAGTTATAGGAAATACAGCCAGACTGGTTAACTGTAATGTGACACTCCATTAGAGCACAGGAAGATCCCATAAACACCTAAATTTTAAAAGCTAGGTAAACCAACTTAACCTGTTGAACAAGGTATGGCATCggcagggacacagagagagcaCAATTGCTGGGGGTTTTCACATCCATTCAAGGCAGAAGACAGTTCCTGATATTGAACCTTGTCTTAGAGTTGGGAGGTCAGCATGGAACACTTCATGCCCCTGGAGAGGGGCTTGACCCATGACCTTTTTTTAACTCAAAGGCTACAGCAATCCACTGAGCCATGTTTAATATTGTAATGAACACTGAAGTAAAACATTCTAAACTGCTTACAGAAGCATCTTCTATACTTATGGAGAACTATGTTGTTTAATGGAGATAAAAGCCTGGATACCTTCTCTCTAGTGTTTACCTCCAATCATAATATGGCTATACTGAATAGAAATAGATCAATTTTAAACAATTCTTCAGTATTTTCAATAATTTCAAAGTGTTTTAAACACTACAAAACATCGTCTGTCCATTTTCATAGCTAAAGAATAGCTAATAAATTTACTGCTTGTTTTACAAAATATGCATGATATTTTATAAACAAATTCACAAGCACAACACTGAGGTCTTATGAAGGATTGTCTTAACATCATATGCACATTGCTTTACAACACCAACAGATGCTCAATCCGTCCCTTCTGTGGGTA is a genomic window containing:
- the LOC140203981 gene encoding transmembrane protein 74, producing MTSVELVFLGEDRAHSGHWKELSWGIHGPVSSSAPGTAPMQSAGFKAERPDSKVCCHQQLETSFSYIDENVNLQRACSPLSDGSCSPPCYQGACGDGRSAPDELRELSSLSEDISPDLSDSPVDYGFISALLFLCSGISLVIISYVIPRDVSVDPDSVSAREMEQLQRQSARVGAHLDRCVIAGLGLLTLGGMLLSTLLMISICKGELYRRQRFSLAGRSGKIYGSFNFRLSSPSHRFSLGAEEMITND